A genomic window from Polaribacter gangjinensis includes:
- a CDS encoding acyl-CoA thioesterase: MKNAQELINLLHLEQLETHLFSGQSVTIGSAIVFGGQVLAQAVNAAYRTIPENRFLHSLHGYFLEAGDLTTDIQYHVEIIRNGGSFSTRRITAKQQEKTIFILAASFHQREEGFEHQALMNQDIKQPEDLLSWDEMLAQFGEFLPASTKSFLSIERPIAFKPVHIQNPLERQNLPPKEEVWFKLKGPIPEMTIQKKHQILTYISDYNVLNPIFKPNAKNYHFGNTMTASLDHSMWFFRDFDFDDWMLYSAESPNAFGARGLSRGNIFTRNGKLIASFAQEGLLRPLKK, encoded by the coding sequence ATGAAAAACGCTCAGGAATTAATCAATTTATTACATCTTGAACAATTGGAAACACACTTATTTAGTGGACAAAGTGTTACCATTGGAAGTGCGATTGTTTTTGGTGGACAAGTTTTAGCGCAAGCTGTAAATGCCGCTTATAGAACAATTCCTGAAAACCGATTTTTACATTCATTACATGGCTATTTTTTAGAAGCAGGAGATTTAACAACGGATATTCAATATCATGTGGAAATTATCAGAAATGGAGGCAGTTTTTCTACAAGACGAATTACTGCAAAACAACAGGAAAAAACGATTTTTATCTTGGCAGCTTCTTTTCATCAAAGAGAAGAAGGTTTTGAGCATCAAGCCTTAATGAATCAAGACATTAAACAACCAGAAGATTTATTAAGTTGGGATGAAATGTTAGCTCAATTTGGTGAATTTTTACCTGCATCAACCAAATCGTTTTTAAGCATTGAACGTCCAATTGCTTTTAAACCTGTTCATATCCAAAATCCTTTAGAAAGGCAAAATTTACCACCAAAAGAAGAAGTTTGGTTCAAATTAAAAGGTCCAATTCCTGAGATGACAATTCAGAAAAAACATCAAATTTTGACTTACATTTCTGATTACAATGTGTTGAATCCTATTTTTAAACCGAATGCAAAAAACTATCATTTTGGCAATACAATGACAGCCAGTTTAGATCATTCTATGTGGTTTTTTAGAGATTTTGATTTTGATGATTGGATGTTATATTCAGCTGAATCACCCAATGCTTTTGGTGCAAGAGGTTTATCAAGAGGAAATATTTTTACAAGAAACGGAAAATTAATAGCTTCTTTTGCACAAGAAGGATTGTTGCGACCTTTGAAAAAATAA
- a CDS encoding DMT family transporter — translation MNWIFLIIAGLFEVAFAFCLGKAKESSGNETFYWYLGFLVCLGISMSLLVKATQTIPIGTGYAVWTGIGAVGTVLVGIFIFKEPTTFWRLFFISTLIASIVGLKVVS, via the coding sequence ATGAACTGGATTTTTCTCATCATTGCCGGACTTTTTGAAGTTGCCTTTGCCTTTTGTTTAGGAAAAGCTAAAGAAAGTTCAGGTAATGAAACCTTTTATTGGTATTTGGGATTTTTGGTTTGTTTAGGAATCAGCATGTCGTTATTGGTAAAAGCAACACAAACAATTCCGATTGGAACTGGCTACGCTGTTTGGACAGGAATTGGCGCAGTTGGAACTGTACTCGTAGGAATTTTTATATTTAAAGAACCCACCACATTTTGGCGATTGTTTTTTATTTCGACATTAATTGCTTCCATTGTTGGTTTGAAAGTGGTTTCTTAA
- the recO gene encoding DNA repair protein RecO, translating to MPIITTNAIVLSSLKFGDSSLIVKCFTQQDGVKSYLVRGILKAKKGGLKVAYFQPLTQLKLVANHNIKSTLNSIKEIQVLQPYQTIYQDIVKQSITFFLSEVVSNVIQEEETNSALYDFLESSFHWLDSHEKISNFHLVFLVKLTSFLGFYPDISDSNKKGFHLLEGFFTDETYDKNVISENVFFLFKKLLNVNFENSDQLSFSKFERQQVLQVLISYYKLHIDSFRNPKSLDVLEAVFR from the coding sequence ATGCCCATTATTACTACAAATGCTATTGTTTTAAGTTCGCTAAAATTTGGTGACTCGAGCTTAATTGTAAAATGCTTTACTCAACAAGATGGCGTAAAATCGTATCTAGTAAGAGGCATTTTAAAAGCTAAAAAAGGCGGATTGAAAGTTGCCTATTTTCAACCGTTAACTCAGTTGAAATTGGTGGCAAATCACAACATAAAAAGCACTTTAAATTCGATCAAAGAAATTCAAGTTTTACAGCCGTATCAAACTATATATCAAGATATTGTAAAACAATCCATCACTTTCTTTTTATCAGAAGTAGTTTCGAATGTTATTCAAGAAGAAGAGACAAATTCAGCATTGTATGATTTCTTAGAAAGTTCTTTTCATTGGTTGGATTCTCATGAAAAAATTTCGAATTTTCATTTGGTATTTTTAGTAAAATTAACCAGTTTTTTAGGATTTTACCCAGACATTTCAGATTCTAATAAAAAGGGTTTTCATTTATTAGAAGGCTTTTTTACGGATGAAACCTATGATAAAAATGTAATTTCTGAGAATGTTTTTTTTCTATTTAAAAAATTATTGAATGTCAATTTTGAAAATAGCGATCAACTTTCTTTTAGTAAATTTGAAAGGCAACAGGTACTGCAAGTTCTCATTTCTTATTACAAATTGCACATAGATAGTTTTAGAAATCCAAAATCATTGGATGTTTTAGAGGCTGTTTTTCGTTAG
- a CDS encoding CYTH domain-containing protein, whose amino-acid sequence MSLEIERKFLVKNDDFKKVAFQQKILQQGYLNSDKHRTVRIRIADNQGFITIKGVSNTSGTTRFEWEKEIDVQEAKQLLTLCEPNIIEKTRFLVKKGIHIFEIDEFFGANKGLLIAEIELNSENETFEKPSWLGEEVTGNSKYYNASLSKLPFSSWK is encoded by the coding sequence ATGAGTTTAGAAATAGAAAGAAAATTTTTAGTAAAAAATGATGATTTTAAAAAAGTTGCTTTTCAACAAAAAATACTACAACAAGGCTATTTAAATTCAGACAAACACAGAACAGTTCGTATTCGAATTGCTGATAATCAAGGATTTATTACCATAAAAGGAGTTTCTAACACTTCAGGAACCACTCGTTTTGAATGGGAAAAAGAAATTGATGTACAAGAAGCAAAACAATTGCTAACACTTTGCGAACCCAATATTATCGAAAAAACGAGATTTTTAGTAAAAAAAGGAATTCATATTTTTGAAATTGATGAGTTTTTTGGAGCAAATAAAGGCTTATTGATAGCCGAAATTGAGTTAAATTCAGAAAATGAAACATTTGAAAAACCTTCTTGGTTGGGTGAAGAAGTCACTGGAAATTCTAAGTATTACAATGCTTCTTTGAGTAAATTACCATTTTCATCTTGGAAATAA
- the trhA gene encoding PAQR family membrane homeostasis protein TrhA has translation MTKNLNHHYPEKEETLNIISHGFGLVLSVVAFPFLILKSQEFEGFWKPISYIIYGLSMILLYAASTFYHAAKEPKKRRRLNIFDHAAIYILIAGSYSPFCLVGLDSKLGWYMFLFVWIFALVGVILKLFFTGKYDKISTAMYLLMGWQVMVFIKPLMQQLSVENFQYLVAGGIFYSVGAILYSIKKIPYNHAIFHVFVLLGSASHFLAIYNL, from the coding sequence ATGACAAAGAATTTAAATCACCATTATCCTGAAAAAGAAGAAACACTTAACATTATTTCTCATGGTTTTGGGTTGGTATTAAGTGTTGTTGCATTTCCTTTTTTAATTTTAAAATCTCAAGAATTTGAGGGTTTTTGGAAACCCATCAGCTATATAATATATGGGCTAAGTATGATACTTTTATATGCTGCTTCTACATTTTATCATGCAGCTAAAGAGCCAAAAAAACGAAGAAGACTCAATATTTTTGATCACGCAGCTATTTACATTCTCATTGCAGGCAGTTATTCCCCTTTTTGTTTGGTTGGTTTGGATTCAAAATTAGGTTGGTATATGTTTTTGTTTGTGTGGATTTTTGCATTGGTAGGCGTTATTTTGAAGCTATTTTTTACCGGAAAATACGACAAAATTTCAACGGCTATGTATTTGTTAATGGGATGGCAAGTAATGGTTTTTATCAAACCTTTGATGCAACAATTAAGTGTAGAAAATTTTCAATATTTGGTTGCTGGAGGAATTTTTTATTCAGTGGGAGCCATTTTGTATTCCATTAAAAAAATTCCATACAATCATGCAATTTTTCATGTTTTTGTGTTGTTAGGAAGTGCAAGTCATTTTTTAGCGATTTATAATTTATAG
- a CDS encoding lysophospholipid acyltransferase family protein codes for MKFLKIPFLFLWRMWFYILLLITILAMIPFLLILTTSEKYYPTFWKMVRIWAKILVYGMGFRLKLIADQHIEMNKSYLFCPNHSSLLDAFILIILSKNPIVFIGKQEFVKIPIFGFFYKRVVIMVDRSSPESRKNVYEEAKKRLKNGVSLGIFPEGLVPTENVILAPFKNGAFSLAIEFQIPIVPQVYFDGKRLFSWDFWKGGPGTIRVRQHKFIETSHLQMQDVESLKQQTFQLIYNDLVNDKKYMDDTNRPNNDKEFKSPLS; via the coding sequence ATGAAATTTTTGAAAATTCCGTTTTTATTTCTTTGGAGGATGTGGTTTTACATCCTTTTATTGATTACAATTTTAGCAATGATTCCATTTTTGCTAATTCTTACTACTAGTGAAAAGTACTATCCAACTTTTTGGAAAATGGTGCGTATTTGGGCTAAAATTTTGGTTTATGGAATGGGTTTTCGTTTAAAACTGATTGCAGATCAACACATTGAAATGAATAAAAGTTACTTGTTTTGTCCCAATCATTCTTCATTATTAGATGCTTTTATTTTAATCATTTTGAGTAAAAATCCCATCGTTTTTATTGGAAAACAAGAGTTTGTGAAAATTCCTATTTTCGGATTTTTCTACAAAAGAGTGGTAATCATGGTTGACAGAAGTAGTCCTGAAAGCAGAAAAAATGTATACGAAGAAGCTAAAAAACGTTTGAAAAATGGTGTTAGTTTGGGAATTTTTCCAGAAGGATTAGTGCCTACAGAAAATGTAATTTTAGCACCCTTTAAAAACGGCGCTTTTAGCTTGGCTATTGAATTTCAAATTCCCATTGTTCCTCAGGTTTATTTTGATGGAAAACGCTTATTTTCTTGGGATTTTTGGAAAGGTGGCCCAGGAACAATAAGAGTGCGCCAACACAAATTTATTGAAACATCTCATTTGCAAATGCAAGATGTGGAATCATTGAAACAACAAACTTTTCAATTGATTTACAATGATTTGGTAAATGACAAAAAATATATGGACGACACAAACAGACCGAATAATGACAAAGAATTTAAATCACCATTATCCTGA
- the trpS gene encoding tryptophan--tRNA ligase encodes MSRILTGVQSTGTPHLGNLLGAILPAIKMANDPKNESFLFIADMHSLTQIKDGKQLRENTYSTAATWLACGLDINKTVFYRQSDIPQVTELSWYLNCFFPYQRLTLAHSFKDKADRLADVNSGLFTYPMLMAADILLYDAEIVPVGKDQLQHLEMTRDVASRFNNLIGETLIIPEAKIQDDTKLVPGTDGEKMSKSRENTINIFLPDKQLRKQIMSIQTDSTPLEEPKNTENDTIFALYKLLASETQVQEMKASYEAGNYGYGHAKQALYELILSEFSAIRERYNHFITHKEEIDAALEIGAKKATLVANEVLKRVRKKIGY; translated from the coding sequence ATGTCTAGAATTTTAACGGGAGTACAAAGTACAGGAACGCCACATTTAGGGAATTTATTAGGTGCTATTTTACCTGCCATAAAAATGGCAAATGACCCTAAAAATGAATCGTTTTTATTCATTGCTGATATGCATTCTTTAACACAAATTAAAGACGGCAAACAATTGAGAGAAAATACCTACAGTACAGCTGCAACTTGGCTGGCTTGCGGTTTAGACATTAACAAAACCGTATTTTACAGACAAAGTGATATACCCCAAGTAACAGAACTTTCTTGGTATTTAAACTGTTTTTTTCCTTACCAAAGATTGACGTTGGCTCACAGTTTTAAAGACAAAGCTGATAGATTAGCTGATGTAAATTCGGGATTATTTACCTATCCAATGTTGATGGCTGCAGATATTTTACTATATGATGCTGAAATTGTTCCTGTTGGAAAAGATCAATTGCAACATTTAGAAATGACGCGTGATGTAGCTAGTAGATTCAATAATTTGATTGGTGAAACATTGATTATTCCTGAGGCAAAAATTCAGGATGACACAAAATTAGTTCCTGGTACTGATGGTGAAAAAATGAGTAAATCAAGAGAAAATACTATCAATATTTTTTTACCAGACAAACAATTGCGTAAGCAAATAATGTCTATTCAAACTGATAGTACTCCTTTAGAAGAGCCTAAAAATACTGAAAACGACACTATTTTTGCATTGTATAAATTACTGGCTTCAGAAACGCAAGTTCAAGAAATGAAAGCAAGTTATGAAGCAGGAAATTATGGTTATGGTCATGCAAAACAAGCTTTGTATGAATTAATTTTATCAGAATTTTCAGCGATTAGAGAACGTTATAATCATTTTATAACACACAAAGAAGAAATAGACGCTGCTCTTGAAATTGGTGCTAAAAAAGCAACTTTGGTTGCAAATGAAGTTTTGAAAAGAGTTCGTAAAAAAATTGGATATTAA
- a CDS encoding DUF4837 family protein — protein MKNFLFIAITSFLLISCTGNDKYVLKDSIGSLNKVMVVAKVSDWTSDIGQEIRTSFGELMVGLPQPEPILTLSQVAPSGFSAMMKAHRNLLIISESDNEGFSVRKNVFAQPQTIVYVQGKNDETIIKLLQKHKNDIKEIFIDADVKFTQAVFEKDKLAENQFKTIKNLGISLTIPTSYKLVDDTGEFLWLRQHLLSGIAKTGSNNILVYSIPLENEQIVSENIVAVRDSIGKKYIPGSFEGMYMITEAAYTPFIFDATIDGKKAYETRGKWEVKDDFMAGPFLNYSIIDKKNNRVVVFEGFTYAPSVNKRAFVFELEAIAKSIKIN, from the coding sequence ATGAAAAATTTTCTATTTATTGCAATTACTTCCTTTTTATTGATCTCTTGTACAGGAAATGACAAATACGTTTTAAAAGATTCTATTGGAAGCCTCAACAAAGTGATGGTTGTTGCAAAAGTAAGCGATTGGACAAGTGACATTGGTCAAGAAATTAGAACTTCTTTTGGTGAACTTATGGTAGGATTGCCTCAACCTGAACCAATTTTAACACTTTCACAAGTTGCACCAAGTGGATTTTCAGCAATGATGAAAGCACACAGAAATTTATTAATCATTTCAGAATCAGACAATGAAGGATTTTCTGTTAGAAAAAACGTTTTTGCCCAACCACAAACCATTGTATATGTTCAAGGAAAAAATGATGAAACCATCATCAAATTACTACAAAAACATAAAAACGATATCAAAGAAATTTTTATTGATGCAGATGTAAAGTTTACACAAGCAGTTTTTGAAAAAGATAAATTGGCAGAAAACCAATTTAAAACCATCAAAAATTTAGGAATTTCTTTAACCATTCCAACATCATATAAATTGGTTGACGACACAGGAGAGTTTCTTTGGTTACGTCAGCATTTATTAAGTGGTATTGCAAAAACTGGTAGCAATAACATTTTAGTATATTCCATTCCATTAGAAAATGAACAAATAGTTTCCGAAAATATTGTAGCTGTTAGGGATAGTATTGGTAAAAAATACATTCCAGGTTCGTTCGAAGGCATGTATATGATTACTGAAGCAGCTTATACACCATTTATTTTTGATGCAACTATTGATGGTAAAAAAGCCTATGAGACTCGTGGAAAATGGGAAGTAAAAGATGATTTTATGGCAGGTCCGTTTTTAAATTATTCAATCATTGACAAAAAAAATAACAGAGTTGTTGTTTTTGAAGGATTTACCTATGCGCCTTCAGTAAACAAAAGAGCTTTTGTTTTTGAATTAGAAGCGATTGCAAAATCGATAAAAATTAACTAA
- a CDS encoding lytic transglycosylase domain-containing protein yields the protein MNRFLIILFFSFTAFSQTKVDSISIKKDSLRAYKNKPFFSDKDLKKIDSLLVQQSFSASFVDTLNFVMNDKDIENNTVVALTTDVLKARLYQLNQNTPFNLAYNPALEKVINSYLVQRRKQFPELMSRAKYYFPMFEKYLDKYDIPLEMKYLAVVESALIPNIKSHAGATGLWQFMFGTGKLYDLKVSSYVDERQDPVKSTIAACEYLSRLFKVFGDWDLALAAYNSGPGNVLKAIKRSGGQKNYWNIRQFLPRETASYVPAFYATMYIFEYAEEHQLYPNMPRFYDFETDTVQVKRTIGFDQISEIIGLEQEVLTFLNPSYKLDVIPYVENRNYALRLPKHKIIDFLDKEHEIYALADLDDSKREKPLPENFAMDKSIRYKVKSGDNLGKIAMKFGVRVSDLKSWNKLKTSNIDVGQRLNIFPKKNATIAKEEPKNQVKTTFVIPENAKFDIYEVKEGDSLWIISKKFDKVSIDDLKKWNNIWNENILKPGMKLKILKS from the coding sequence ATGAACAGGTTTTTAATAATTCTCTTTTTTTCATTCACCGCTTTTTCACAGACAAAAGTTGACAGTATTTCAATAAAAAAAGATTCTTTAAGAGCATATAAAAACAAGCCTTTTTTCTCAGACAAAGATTTAAAAAAAATTGATAGTTTGTTAGTACAACAATCTTTTAGTGCCTCTTTTGTGGATACGCTTAATTTTGTGATGAATGACAAAGACATTGAAAATAATACTGTTGTTGCTTTAACAACAGATGTTTTAAAGGCCAGATTGTATCAATTAAATCAAAATACGCCTTTCAATTTAGCCTATAATCCAGCATTAGAAAAAGTAATCAATAGTTATTTGGTTCAAAGAAGAAAACAATTTCCAGAGTTGATGTCTAGAGCTAAATACTATTTTCCAATGTTTGAAAAATATTTGGATAAGTATGATATTCCGCTAGAAATGAAATACTTAGCCGTTGTTGAATCAGCATTAATTCCAAACATCAAATCGCATGCAGGTGCAACTGGTTTGTGGCAATTTATGTTTGGTACAGGAAAATTATATGATTTAAAAGTAAGTTCGTATGTTGATGAACGTCAAGATCCTGTAAAATCAACCATTGCTGCTTGCGAATATTTGAGCAGATTGTTTAAAGTTTTTGGTGATTGGGATTTGGCATTAGCAGCCTATAATTCAGGTCCAGGAAATGTTTTAAAAGCCATTAAACGTTCAGGAGGACAAAAAAATTATTGGAATATTCGTCAGTTTTTACCAAGAGAAACCGCAAGTTATGTGCCTGCTTTTTATGCCACAATGTATATTTTTGAATATGCAGAAGAGCATCAATTGTATCCAAATATGCCTAGATTTTATGATTTTGAAACCGATACAGTTCAAGTAAAAAGAACCATTGGTTTTGATCAAATTTCTGAAATTATTGGGTTAGAGCAAGAGGTTTTAACATTTTTAAATCCGTCTTATAAATTAGATGTGATTCCTTATGTTGAAAATAGAAATTATGCATTGCGTTTGCCAAAACACAAAATCATTGATTTTTTAGACAAAGAACACGAAATTTATGCTTTGGCAGATTTAGACGACTCTAAAAGAGAAAAACCATTACCCGAAAATTTTGCAATGGACAAGAGCATCCGTTACAAAGTAAAAAGTGGTGATAATTTAGGAAAAATAGCTATGAAATTTGGTGTTAGAGTTAGTGATTTAAAAAGTTGGAACAAGTTAAAAACCAGCAATATAGATGTAGGTCAAAGGCTCAATATCTTTCCTAAAAAGAATGCTACAATAGCAAAAGAAGAACCTAAAAATCAAGTGAAAACTACTTTTGTAATTCCTGAAAATGCGAAATTTGATATTTATGAGGTGAAAGAAGGAGATTCACTTTGGATCATTTCTAAAAAATTTGATAAAGTTTCTATCGATGATTTGAAAAAGTGGAACAATATTTGGAATGAAAATATTTTGAAACCCGGAATGAAACTCAAAATATTAAAAAGCTAA
- a CDS encoding exodeoxyribonuclease III: MKIISYNVNGIRAALNKGFIQWLQAANPDVICIQETKAHQEQLDVSEFENAGYPYHYWFSAQKKGYSSVAIFCKEKPKNVVYGTGIESMDFEGRNLRVDFDQVSIMSLYLPSGTNDDRLSFKFNYMDEFLAYINELKNEIPNLVICGDYNICHEEIDIHNPKMKDVSGFLPEERKWMSEFINNGFIDSYRYLNPEKQEYSWWSYRANSRANNKGWRLDYAMVAAPLKKHISRAYILSEAKHSDHCPIALELKF, encoded by the coding sequence ATGAAAATCATATCATATAACGTAAACGGAATCAGAGCTGCTTTAAACAAAGGATTTATACAATGGTTACAAGCTGCAAATCCAGATGTGATTTGCATTCAAGAAACCAAAGCACATCAAGAACAATTGGATGTTTCTGAATTCGAAAACGCTGGATATCCTTATCATTACTGGTTTTCTGCACAAAAAAAAGGCTATTCTTCAGTCGCAATTTTTTGCAAAGAAAAACCTAAAAATGTGGTGTATGGAACAGGAATTGAATCCATGGATTTTGAGGGCAGAAATTTACGGGTTGATTTTGATCAGGTTTCTATTATGAGTTTGTACCTTCCTTCAGGAACAAATGATGACAGGTTGAGTTTTAAGTTCAATTATATGGATGAATTTTTAGCCTATATCAATGAGCTAAAAAATGAGATTCCGAATTTAGTGATTTGTGGCGATTACAATATTTGTCATGAAGAAATTGACATTCATAATCCGAAAATGAAAGACGTTTCTGGATTTTTACCTGAAGAGCGTAAATGGATGAGTGAATTTATAAATAACGGATTTATAGATAGTTATCGTTATTTGAATCCTGAAAAACAAGAATATTCTTGGTGGAGTTACAGGGCTAATTCTAGAGCAAACAACAAAGGTTGGCGTTTGGATTATGCCATGGTTGCAGCTCCACTAAAAAAACATATTTCAAGAGCATATATTTTGTCAGAAGCAAAACATTCTGATCATTGTCCAATTGCACTAGAACTAAAATTTTAA
- a CDS encoding CoA transferase subunit B — MALDKNLIAKRIAKEVKNGYYVNLGIGIPTLVANYVREDIEVEFQSENGVLGMGPFPFDGEEDADIINAGKQTITTLPGASFFDSATSFSMIRGKHVHLTILGAMEVSQNGDIANWKIPGKMVKGMGGAMDLVASAENIIVAMMHTNKEGESKILKQCTLPLTGVGCVKKVVTNLAVLEVKNNAFYLLERAPGVSVEEIQNATEGTLIVEGEIPEMSF; from the coding sequence ATGGCACTAGACAAAAATTTAATAGCAAAAAGAATTGCTAAAGAAGTAAAAAACGGATACTATGTGAATTTGGGAATTGGAATTCCAACGTTGGTTGCGAATTATGTTCGTGAAGATATTGAAGTAGAATTTCAATCAGAAAATGGGGTTTTAGGAATGGGACCTTTTCCTTTTGATGGTGAAGAAGATGCTGATATTATCAATGCTGGCAAACAAACAATTACTACTTTACCTGGAGCAAGTTTTTTTGATTCAGCAACAAGTTTTTCCATGATTCGTGGAAAACATGTCCATTTAACCATTTTAGGAGCAATGGAAGTATCACAAAATGGTGACATTGCCAATTGGAAAATTCCTGGAAAAATGGTCAAAGGAATGGGAGGTGCCATGGATTTAGTGGCCTCTGCAGAAAATATCATTGTTGCCATGATGCACACCAATAAAGAAGGAGAATCTAAAATTTTAAAACAATGTACGTTGCCATTAACTGGTGTTGGTTGTGTTAAAAAAGTGGTGACTAATTTGGCAGTTTTAGAAGTTAAGAACAATGCTTTTTATCTCTTAGAAAGAGCTCCTGGAGTTTCAGTAGAAGAAATTCAAAATGCTACTGAAGGCACTTTAATTGTAGAAGGTGAAATTCCTGAAATGAGTTTTTAA
- a CDS encoding CoA transferase subunit A, with product MINKKVNNVTEALKGVENGMTLMLGGFGLCGIPENAIAELVKRNINELTCISNNAGVDDFGLGLLLQKKQIKKMISSYVGENQEFERQMLSGELEVELTPQGTLAEKCRAAQAGFPAFYTPAGFGTEVAEGKETREFDGKMYVLEPAFKADFAFVKAWKGDAAGNLIFKGTARNFNANMCGAAKITVAEVEELVPVGELDPNNIHIPGIFVQRIFQGTNYEKRIEQRTVRQKQ from the coding sequence ATGATCAACAAAAAAGTAAACAACGTAACAGAGGCACTCAAGGGAGTTGAAAACGGCATGACACTTATGTTAGGCGGATTTGGATTGTGTGGCATTCCAGAAAACGCAATTGCTGAACTTGTTAAAAGAAATATTAACGAACTTACATGTATTTCTAACAATGCAGGTGTAGATGATTTTGGATTGGGATTGTTATTGCAAAAAAAGCAAATCAAAAAAATGATTTCATCTTATGTTGGTGAAAATCAAGAATTTGAACGTCAGATGTTGTCGGGAGAATTAGAGGTTGAATTAACTCCACAAGGAACTTTAGCTGAAAAATGCAGAGCTGCACAAGCAGGTTTTCCTGCTTTTTACACACCTGCAGGATTTGGAACTGAAGTAGCAGAAGGCAAAGAAACTCGTGAATTTGATGGCAAAATGTATGTATTAGAACCTGCTTTCAAAGCCGATTTTGCATTTGTAAAAGCTTGGAAAGGAGATGCAGCAGGAAATTTAATTTTTAAAGGAACAGCTAGAAATTTCAATGCAAATATGTGTGGAGCTGCAAAAATTACAGTTGCTGAGGTAGAAGAATTGGTTCCTGTTGGCGAATTAGACCCAAACAATATTCATATTCCAGGGATTTTTGTACAACGAATTTTTCAAGGAACAAATTATGAAAAAAGAATTGAACAGAGAACCGTAAGACAAAAACAATAA